A genomic region of Homalodisca vitripennis isolate AUS2020 chromosome 5, UT_GWSS_2.1, whole genome shotgun sequence contains the following coding sequences:
- the LOC124361921 gene encoding uncharacterized protein LOC124361921 — protein sequence MMSIKTAILFVLSILIQAYGLPPASPESSAKEESLLSTVKDGQLQDFLAHYIESHMSVEQFMMDVKMMADKLQNCNHNKKQQMFEQAALQFGDFKACINATVDIADLEQFLFHLYEFVLSIKTEVVTFVKTVFSCRNETNIFGDLKCVVSAIQDQGPAVNVILTNATSLINELETDSEDLIKDVEKCFGFKKSELVLKVIDLLMKKLLKDQLRST from the coding sequence GCATACGGTCTTCCTCCAGCTTCCCCAGAAAGTTCTGCAAAGGAGGAATCACTACTCAGCACTGTGAAAGATGGACAACTTCAAGATTTTTTGGCTCACTATATTGAATCTCACATGTCCGTGGAACAGTTTATGATGGATGTTAAAATGATGGCTGATAAACTACAAAACTGCAATCATAACAAGAAACAACAAATGTTTGAACAAGCGGCTCTGCAGTTCGGTGATTTTAAAGCTTGCATTAACGCCACAGTAGATATTGCGGACCTGGAACAGTTTCTGTTTCACTTGTACGAATTTGTGCTGTCTATTAAAACCGAAGTTGTTACCTTCGTGAAGACTGTGTTCAGTTGTCGTAATGAGACAAACATTTTCGGTGATTTGAAATGTGTTGTTTCTGCAATCCAAGACCAAGGTCCAGCGGTTAATGTGATCTTAACAAATGCGACAAGTCTAATTAACGAACTGGAGACTGATTCTGAGGATTTGATAAAAGATGTAGAAAAATGCTTTGGATTCAAAAAATCAGAATTGGTTCTCAAAGTTATTGACCTTCTAATGAAAAAACTGCTAAAAGATCAACTTAGATCAACTTGA
- the LOC124361922 gene encoding uncharacterized protein LOC124361922, with amino-acid sequence MCRLLGILFVLGITLATEPYNSAHLKTHIGHWAENALSELKTEVRGAAARLQELVERINSPQVRKMAELYERNRNLLDLCKGTADLDLGGAGSCINITGDIANITALFFYGYQLGYDLSVAVIRIVTELNSCSTKPIWKQWSCYKNAIQDIQNTIKVYSLECSQFVQNATNVIQHIEIDISKCFSFTESISGELFEKRIELCKLEFD; translated from the exons ATGTGCCGTTTACTTgggattttgtttgttttagggATTACGTTG GCAACTGAACCGTACAACTCAGCTCATCTGAAAACCCACATCGGCCATTGGGCAGAGAATGCTCTATCGGAACTTAAAACTGAAGTGCGAGGAGCAGCCGCCAGACTGCAGGAGCTGGTGGAAAGGATCAACAGCCCTCAGGTGAGGAAAATGGCCGAGCTGTACGAGCGGAACAGGAATCTCTTGGACCTGTGCAAGGGAACAGCGGACTTGGACCTCGGAGGAGCAGGCAGCTGCATCAACATTACTGGAGACATAGCCAACATCACTGCCCTCTTCTTCTATGGCTACCAGCTTGGCTACGACTTGAGCGTTGCCGTCATCCGCATCGTGACCGAGCTCAACTCCTGCTCCACCAAGCCTATTTGGAAACAGTGGAGTTGTTACAAAAACGCCATCCAAGACATCCAAAACACAATTAAAGTGTATTCACTCGAATGTTCACAGTTCGTACAGAACGCAACGAATGTCATCCAACACATCGAGATTGACATTTCCAAGTGTTTTTCATTCACGGAGAGCATTTCTGGAGAGTTGTTTGAAAAGAGGATTGAACTATGTAAGCTGGAGTTTGATTAG